In one Streptomyces sp. NBC_01241 genomic region, the following are encoded:
- the glgX gene encoding glycogen debranching protein GlgX, which translates to MQVWPGQAYPLGATYDGAGTNFAVFSEASHRIELCLLHDDGSETAVELRETDAFVRHAYLPGVMPGQRYGFRVHGPYEPERGVRCNSAKLLLDPYARAVAGQIRWGEAVYGYPFGRPDARNDLDSAPHTMTSVVVNPYFDWGDDRRPRTDYHRTVIYEAHVKGLTMLHPALPKELRGTYAGLAHPEVIAHLTELGVTAIELMPVHQFVKDHRLADAGLANYWGYNTIGFFAPHNAYASWGDRGEQVLEFKQAVRALHQAGIEVILDVVYNHTAEGNHLGPTLSFRGLDNASYYRLADDQRYYMDTTGTGNSLLMRSPHVLQLIMDSLRYWVTDMHVDGFRFDLAATLARQFHEVDRLSSFFDLVQQDPVVSQVKLIAEPWDVGEGGYQVGNFPPLWTEWNGKYRDTVRDLWRGEPRTLAEFAGRLTGSSDLYQDDGRRPLASINFTTCHDGFTLHDLVSYNDKHNEANGEGNRDGESHNRSWNCGAEGDTDQPEVLELRMRQMRNFIATLMLSQGVPMLSHGDEFARTQRGNNNAYCQDNELSWVHWPDPAEAAADDTDDADGDACAEGDGLGSSLLEFTRAMVWLRRDHPVFRRRRFFHGRPVEGTHDELSDIAWFTPEGREMTQRDWQAAHARALTVFLNGHAISEPGPRGERISDDSFLLMFNASAETLDFSVPVNHGRQWLVVVDTARPAGVLPGSGPKVAAGERVTLAGRSLAVLQRPA; encoded by the coding sequence ATGCAGGTCTGGCCGGGACAGGCGTATCCGCTCGGTGCCACGTACGACGGCGCCGGGACCAACTTCGCGGTCTTCTCGGAGGCCTCCCACCGAATCGAGTTGTGCCTGCTGCACGACGACGGTTCCGAGACGGCGGTGGAACTCAGGGAGACCGATGCATTTGTCCGCCATGCCTATCTACCCGGGGTGATGCCCGGTCAGCGGTACGGATTCAGGGTCCATGGCCCGTACGAACCGGAGCGCGGCGTCCGCTGCAATTCGGCCAAACTGCTGCTCGACCCGTATGCCAGGGCCGTCGCGGGGCAGATCCGGTGGGGCGAGGCGGTGTACGGCTATCCGTTCGGCCGGCCCGACGCGCGCAACGATCTCGACTCGGCGCCCCACACCATGACCTCGGTCGTGGTCAACCCGTACTTCGACTGGGGCGACGACCGGCGGCCCCGTACGGACTACCACCGCACCGTGATCTACGAGGCCCATGTGAAGGGCCTGACGATGCTCCATCCGGCGCTGCCGAAGGAGCTGCGCGGGACGTACGCGGGGCTGGCCCATCCGGAGGTGATCGCCCACCTGACGGAACTGGGTGTCACGGCGATCGAATTGATGCCGGTGCACCAGTTCGTCAAGGACCACCGGCTGGCGGACGCGGGGCTGGCCAATTACTGGGGTTACAACACCATCGGCTTCTTCGCCCCGCACAACGCGTACGCCTCCTGGGGCGACCGCGGTGAGCAGGTGCTGGAGTTCAAGCAGGCCGTACGGGCACTGCATCAGGCGGGCATCGAGGTGATCCTCGACGTGGTCTACAACCACACCGCGGAGGGCAACCACCTGGGTCCGACGCTCTCCTTCCGGGGCCTGGACAACGCCTCGTACTACCGGCTCGCGGACGACCAGCGGTACTACATGGACACCACCGGGACCGGCAACTCCCTGCTGATGCGGTCGCCGCACGTGCTCCAGCTGATCATGGACTCCTTGCGGTACTGGGTCACGGACATGCACGTGGACGGGTTTCGCTTCGATCTGGCGGCCACCCTGGCCCGGCAGTTCCACGAGGTGGACCGGCTGTCGTCGTTCTTCGATCTGGTGCAGCAGGACCCGGTGGTCAGCCAGGTGAAACTGATCGCCGAACCGTGGGACGTGGGCGAGGGCGGCTATCAGGTGGGGAACTTCCCGCCGCTGTGGACGGAGTGGAACGGCAAGTACCGGGACACCGTCCGGGACCTGTGGCGGGGCGAGCCGAGGACCCTCGCCGAGTTCGCCGGGCGGCTGACCGGCTCGTCGGACCTCTACCAGGACGACGGGCGGCGGCCGCTCGCCTCGATCAACTTCACCACCTGCCACGACGGGTTCACGCTGCACGACCTGGTCTCGTACAACGACAAGCACAACGAGGCGAACGGCGAGGGCAACCGGGACGGCGAGAGCCACAACCGGTCGTGGAACTGCGGCGCGGAGGGCGATACGGACCAGCCGGAGGTGCTGGAGCTGCGGATGCGGCAGATGCGGAACTTCATCGCCACGCTGATGCTGTCGCAGGGCGTGCCGATGCTGAGCCACGGCGACGAATTCGCGCGCACACAGCGGGGCAACAACAACGCGTACTGCCAGGACAACGAGTTGTCGTGGGTGCACTGGCCCGACCCGGCCGAGGCCGCGGCTGACGACACGGACGACGCGGACGGGGATGCTTGCGCCGAGGGGGACGGCCTGGGCAGCAGCCTGCTGGAGTTCACCCGGGCGATGGTCTGGCTCCGCCGCGACCATCCGGTCTTCCGGCGCCGCCGGTTCTTCCACGGGCGGCCGGTCGAGGGCACGCACGACGAGCTCTCGGACATCGCGTGGTTCACGCCCGAGGGCCGCGAGATGACGCAGCGGGACTGGCAGGCCGCGCACGCCAGGGCGCTGACGGTCTTTCTCAACGGCCACGCGATCTCGGAACCGGGCCCGCGCGGCGAGCGGATCTCCGACGACTCGTTCCTGCTGATGTTCAATGCGAGCGCCGAGACGCTGGACTTCTCCGTTCCGGTGAATCACGGCCGGCAGTGGCTGGTGGTGGTCGACACGGCACGTCCCGCGGGGGTTCTTCCCGGCTCGGGGCCGAAGGTGGCGGCGGGCGAACGGGTGACGCTGGCCGGGCGGAGCCTGGCGGTGCTGCAGCGGCCCGCGTAG